One genomic window of Quercus lobata isolate SW786 chromosome 9, ValleyOak3.0 Primary Assembly, whole genome shotgun sequence includes the following:
- the LOC115959278 gene encoding dual specificity protein kinase splB gives MAGEASGLSAQRIHQQQPTFVMPNVNNNVSVRTGEEFSLEFLQDRVAARRVPAVANSCQKREKRAVFNYDQNGQLGYEDLTGILGLRRIDSESTSDMSMSEYASARTSFNAKEMENGAYVDKSSKYYKEDGDSGHGSRKAFGELNFDRTGMGIPIPIPPPLHKSGSPHSNNYPGSGVSGGSHLGKMKLLCSFGGKILPRPSDGRLRYVGGDTHIISIRKCISREELMKKTLGICNQPHSIKYQLPDEDLDALISVSSDEDLQNMVEEYCGLERHGGSQRLRIFLIPLCESEILSSFDGNTIQQNSPDYQYVVAVNGILDHTSRKNTSGMSLASEANKLGTNLDCIPSFHRGSPTAPAPLELKGGFNALHPGQFFNQSQNMSRSPNHSPPHSPVPLQQEDSKSVHMQLHGDNSRKSSNESSSSSFTTRLPSEDSITNTAGSKYLLQGEVTLMNHHHPYKQVDVGQPEHPHGEHIHNCNSSKETNSSVDRNDSDFDGFSYEKPMHKERTFHSEKPTSRPEDPLGLFSGSSDSIDSHRGMSHAFSDSKLNENGGSSACCSQEGMSPLSPLNFPKARPPLHLSALQEKPLQPNENMSLVYPQVQYMLVDVDPTGSQSRLDLLNSSTCSEIPSWNKPIYKVTGGVDDKYPTSGKDFSKSAFITLNHLEINSSTLETMERLDENNPFLCQGGKLNGAPATGLECQNILPNVNSNLASSFGVDTSTQELQVSGDVLPESSAINFKPVVDNIIEQPKNFQVEKTPPDLVMSQRTANDQDCDLTTRVIGEQEKDISGFGNSEVAGLYPSAIQQSYDENSLSDLMSGSIYGLASHAPPLLQPVGSQKDMAVNEPKLMSSIDLYPSAVHDDSDLSSNLNKNDHTLIGNPTEDALFMREFSLLDADFVSYPYQKVENLGFGGSVCEKSNVKDSTSENLNFPIKSHEKNQLESVIGEDVNETIHSHVQSLSITVPYILDETSSYNIDFGSPAATEVEGSVIPEFESEDAKADDEDITYSISDAMIAEMEASIYGLQIIKNADLEELRELGAGTYGTVYHGKWRGTDVAIKRIKKSCFSGRSSEQERLTKDFWREAQILSNLHHPNVVAFYGVVPDGAGGTLATVTEFMVNGSLRHVLLKKDRLLDRRKKLIIAMDAAFGMEYLHSKNIVHFDLKCDNLLVNLRDPHRPICKVGDFGLSRIKRNTLVSGGVRGTLPWMAPELLNGSSSRVSEKVDVFSFGISMWEILTGEEPYANMHCGAIIGGIVKNSLRPPIPEHCDAEWRKLMEQCWSPDPEIRPSFTEITNRLRSMSIVLQSKGIVR, from the exons ATGGCTGGTGAGGCGTCTGGCCTATCAGCTCAAAGGATCCATCAACAACAACCAACTTTTGTCATGCCAAATGTAAATAACAATGTTTCTGTACGGACGGGGGAAGAGTTTTCGTTGGAATTTCTTCAGGATCGTGTTGCTGCTAGAAGAGTTCCTGCTGTAGCTAATTCGTGTCAAAAGCGTGAAAAGAGGGCCGTGTTTAATTATGATCAGAATGGCCAGCTGGGGTATGAGGATCTCACTGGTATTCTTGGGTTGAGGAGAATAGATTCCGAGAGTACTTCTGATATGTCTATGTCTGAGTATGCATCTGCAAGAACGTCTTTCAATGCCAAGGAGATGGAAAATGGGGCTTATGTTGATAAATCAAGCAAATACTACAAGGAAGATGGTGATAGTGGACATGGGTCAAGGAAGGCTTTTGGTGAATTGAATTTCGATCGGACTGGTATGGGAATACCAATACCAATACCTCCACCACTTCATAAATCTGGGTCCCCTCATTCCAACAACTATCCTGGGTCAGGAGTATCTGGCGGTTCTCATTTGGGGAAAATGAAGCTCCTTTGCAGCTTTGGTGGAAAAATTTTGCCCAGGCCCAGTGATGGGAGACTCAGATATGTGGGTGGTGATACACACATTATTTCCATCCGGAAGTGTATTTCACGGGAAGAGCTTATGAAGAAAACATTGGGTATTTGCAACCAACCTCACTCTATAAAGTACCAGCTTCCTGATGAGGATCTTGATGCGCTTATATCTGTGTCTTCTGATGAGGATCTTCAGAATATGGTAGAGGAATAttgtgggcttgaaaggcatgGGGGTTCTCAAAGACTCCGGATCTTTTTGATTCCTCTTTGTGAATCTGAAATTTTATCCTCCTTTGATGGAAACACTATTCAACAGAACAGTCCTGATTACCAATACGTTGTTGCTGTGAACGGGATCCTAGATCATACTTCTAGGAAGAACACCAGTGGGATGAGTTTGGCAAGTGAAGCAAATAAGCTCGGAACTAATTTGGACTGCATTCCTAGCTTTCATAGAGGTTCTCCAACTGCCCCAGCTCCGTTGGAGTTAAAGGGTGGTTTTAATGCTTTGCATCCTGGTCAGTTCTTTAATCAGTCCCAGAATATGAGCAGGTCTCCCAATCATTCTCCTCCTCATTCTCCAGTCCCACTTCAGCAGGAAGATTCAAAGAGTGTTCATATGCAATTGCATGGTGATAACTCACGCAAGAGTAGCAACGAGAGCAGCAGTTCTTCTTTCACTACTCGACTACCATCTGAGGACTCCATCACTAACACTGCTGGTTCCAAATACCTTCTGCAAGGGGAGGTTACTTTAATGAATCATCACCACCCTTATAAACAAGTTGATGTCGGCCAGCCAGAGCATCCTCATGGAGAACATATTCACAACTGCAATTCCAGCAAAGAAACAAATTCTTCTGTTGATCGAAATGATAGTGACTTTGATGGATTCTCCTACGAGAAACCAATGCACAAGGAAAGGACATTCCACTCTGAAAAGCCAACCTCGCGTCCAGAAGATCCACTGGGTCTCTTTTCCGGATCAAGTGACTCCATTGATTCTCATCGTGGGATGTCACATGCATTTTCTGATTCAAAGCTGAATGAGAATGGAGGGAGCTCTGCATGCTGTTCGCAAGAAGGAATGAGCCCATTGTCTCCTCTAAACTTTCCAAAGGCTCGACCACCTTTACACTTAAGTGCCTTACAAGAAAAGCCACTGCAACCAAATGAGAATATGAGTCTTGTCTACCCTCAGGTACAGTATATGTTAGTGGATGTTGACCCAACTGGATCTCAAAGTAGACTGGATTTGCTGAATTCTTCCACATGTTCAGAGATACCGAGCTGGAACAAACCTATTTATAAGGTTACTGGTGGTGTTGATGACAAATACCCAACATCTGGAAAAGATTTCAGTAAATCTGCTTTCATTACACTGAACCACTTGGAAATAAATTCATCAACTTTGGAAACTATGGAAAGGCTTGATGAAAATAATCCCTTTCTGTGTCAAGGTGGAAAACTTAATGGGGCTCCTGCCACTGGATTGGAATGTCAGAACATATTGCCTAATGTAAATTCCAACCTAGCTTCCAGTTTTGGTGTTGATACATCTACACAAGAGTTGCAAGTCTCAGGCGATGTGCTTCCTGAATCCTCAGCCATTAATTTCAAGCCTGTTGTAGATAACATAATAGAGcaacccaaaaatttccaagTAGAGAAGACCCCTCCTGATCTTGTCATGAGCCAAAGAACTGCCAATGATCAAGACTGTGATTTGACTACAAGAGTGATTGGTgaacaagaaaaagatattTCAGGGTTTGGGAATTCTGAAGTTGCAGGCTTATATCCAAGTGCCATACAACAGTCTTATGATGAAAATTCTTTGTCTGATCTAATGTCTGGGTCAATTTATGGCCTAGCTTCCCATGCACCTCCATTGCTTCAACCTGTTGGAAGTCAAAAAGACATGGCTGTTAATGAGCCCAAGCTAATGAGCTCTATAGATTTGTACCCATCTGCTGTCCATGATGATTCTGATTTGAGCTCAAACTTGAATAAGAATGACCATACATTGATTGGGAATCCAACTGAAGATGCTTTGTTTATGAGAGAGTTTTCTCTCCTAGATGCCGACTTTGTTAGTTACCCTTATCAGAAGGTTGAGAATTTGGGCTTTGGAGGATCTGTTTGTGAGAAGTCAAATGTTAAAGACAGCACAtcagaaaatctaaatttcccAATTAAAAGTCATGAAAAAAATCAGCTGGAGTCAGTTATTGGGGAAGATGTGAATGAGACTATTCATTCTCATGTCCAGTCTTTGTCAATAACTGTGCCATACATCCTTGATGAAACCAGCAGTTATAATATCGATTTTGGATCCCCTGCTGCAACAGAGGTGGAGGGCAGCGTCATTCCAGAGTTTGAGTCTGAG GATGCTAAGGCTGATGACGAAGACATTACTTATTCAATTAGTGATGCAATGATAGCTGAAATGGAAGCCAGCATATATGGTTTGCAG ATTATAAAGAATGCTGATCTTGAAGAACTACGAGAGTTAGGAGCTGGTACTTATGGGACTGTTTATCATGGAAAATGGCGGGGAACAGATGTTGCTataaagagaattaaaaaaagttgCTTTTCAGGTAGATCGTCAGAGCAAGAACGCTTG ACAAAAGACTTCTGGAGAGAGGCGCAGATCCTCTCTAATCTTCACCATCCAAATGTCGTTGCATTTTATGGTGTAGTACCAGATGGAGCTGGAGGAACACTGGCAACTGTGACAGAGTTTATGGTGAACGGGTCACTTAGACATGTCCTACTTAAGAAGGATAG ATTGCTTGATCGCCGTAAAAAGCTTATAATTGCCATGGATGCAGCTTTTGGCATGGAATACTTGCATTCAAAAAATATTGTCCATTTTGATTTGAAATGTGACAATTTGCTTGTTAACCTGAGGGATCCACACCGACCCATATGCAAG GTTGGAGATTTTGGGCTATCAAGAATTAAACGCAATActcttgtatctggtggtgtgAGAGGAACCCTTCCATGGATGGCACCAGAACTGTTGAATGGTAGCAGTAGCCGGGTGTCTGAGAAG GTTGATGTTTTCTCATTTGGCATCTCAATGTGGGAGATATTGACTGGTGAGGAGCCTTATGCAAATATGCATTGTGGTGCCATTATTG GTGGAATTGTGAAGAATTCTCTACGACCTCCAATTCCGGAACATTGTGATGCTGAGTGGAGGAAGCTGATGGAACAGTGCTGGTCTCCTGACCCTGAAATCCGGCCATCTTTTACTGAAATAACCAACAGATTGCGTTCTATGTCTATTGTGCTTCAGTCAAAGGGAATAGTCCGGTGA